The stretch of DNA ACACCGATCACGCTGGCCGTGACACGGTCGGGCGACCAAGTGAACATCACCGCCCAGAGCGCAGAACCGAGCGGCCCGTTGGTTGTTCAGATGCTGCGCTACACCCCCGAACGCACGTCGCGCATCACGCGGGGGGAGAATGCAGGCCACACGATCACCTATGCCAACGTCACCGAAGGGTGGAAGATCTTGCAGCAGTGGGACGGCGTGACGGACCTGGCCATCAAAGCGGACGCGCCGGGCGACAAACCCTTGGTCGTGATGGTGCAGAAGGGCGTCGATGGCCCCATTCTTGCCGCTGCTCAAATCAAGTAGCGGTTTCGGGGTAGTATTCGTCTATACGCCAGCGTCTTGCGACCCAAAGCCATTGTTCGGGGTTGGCCCGAATGCGTGCGCCGATGCTGTCGTTCATGGCCTGCGTCATTGTCTCGGGGTCTGAAGGGACAATGGGCGCCTCCATCACACAATCAAAGCCCAGCCCGTCGGGTTTGCGGATGCCGTAGAAGGGGATCAGCCGCGCGTTGTAGCGCAAGGCCAGTTCCGCGGCAGAGACTGCCGTGCGTGCGGGATGCCCCAGGAAATCGAGGATCGGCGCCCGTTGCACGTGCTGGTCAAAGAGCAGGACCAGTTGGCCGCCCGCCTTGAGGTGCCGGACGAACCCTGCCGTGCCCTTGCGCCCCTGGGCAAAGACAGGTCCGCCAAAGGCCTGCATGGTGCGCACGTAATGGGCGTTGAAATAGGGGTTCGACATATCGCGGTAGAGCCCGCCGACATCGTAACCACGCCCAACGAGAGTGGCGCGCAGGGCCTCGTAATTGCCGAAATGGCCGGTGACGAGGATAACGGGCTGGCCGGATTGCGCAGCCTGTTCAAGCGCCTCGATGCCGGGGCCGTTGATCTCTGCGCCTTTCTGGCGGGCGAGAAGCGCGCCGGTCGAATAGTTTTCGATCAAGGTGCGACCGGCGTTGTCGAGGCTTTTTCGCGCGATGCGGTCATGTTCGGTGCTTGGCAGTTCGGGCAAGACGAGGGCGATATGTTCGGCGGCGCGCTTTTTGAACCCTGCCGCCGGGCCAACGATGCGGGACAGGATCCAGCCCATGAATGGGACGCGCCAGGTGTATGGCAGGGCGAGTGCGGCGCCGATGCACCCGCGCGCGACGGCGTTGGTGGCCAAGTAGGCCAGCTTGGTCCGCCATGGCAGGTCTTCGGAATCGTGTCGCATTCGGGTCCATGTCCTGAGCGCGCCATGTGTTGGCGGGCAAATCTTGGAGCCAGACATAAAACCAGCCCCCAGGGTTCACAAGCGGGCGGTTCTGCGTTGCATGTTTGAGTGGTGTCTTTGCGTGGCTTGGCTTTCCGTCCAGCGTCCGGGGTTGATCCGGCAAGGTGCGGTTGCGCATCAGTTTGTGCGTAGGGCCAATGTGACCTGTTTCATCCCTTTGCGGGTGTGCCTTGTGCGCATCAGTCTTCGTCGTCTTCCGTGATCAGCATCAGGTCGCCGCTGGTCTCCATGTCGCGGATCGCCTTGACGATGTTGCCCATCGCATCCTCGACATCGGTGGGTTTTTGTTTGCCTGCCTCCTGCACCTCTTCCCGCATTTGGTCGGCCATGCGGGCAGACATGTTGTTCAGCACAAACTCGGCTGAGGTATCGAGCCCCATGTCCGCGGCGCCTGCGAAGGCGGTGATCAGATCCTCTTGCTCGACATTGCGCAGGATGCGCGGGATATCCCGTGGCGCGATGCGATTCGGGATGTTGGCGAAAGTGAAGATGGCCTTACGCACGGCGGTTGCGAACCCTTCATCCGTTTCCTCGAGCCCGGCAAGCATGTCGTCGCGTGTGGAAGAGGTTGTGGAGTTCAGGATCGCGCCGACACGTTCCACAGGGCCGTTGTCGAAAGCACGCAGAGGTTGTGAATCCATCTGGCTGGCGAGCGACAGGCCGATGCGTTCGACAGCTTCGGGCGTGACTGCGCTGGTTTGTGATACGGCATAGGTGATCGCGCGCGCGCGGGGGCCCGGCAGCAGGCCCAGCAGCTCCGCTGCCTTGGATACATCGAGTTTCGACAGCATGACGGCCGCGATCTCGATGCTTTCCTCTTCCAGTATCGGAAGCAGCTTGTCCGGGCCCATGTCGCGTATGCGCTGCCACGGATCGCCGCCGCGTTTCACGCCTGCCTCTTTCCTGAGCCGGGCCGCGGTTTGCGCGCTGATCTTGCCATCGAGTGCGTCGAGCGCGCCCGCCATGCTGCCCGGCAGGCTGAGGCCGATGCGTTCTACCTCTTCGGCGAATTCGGCGGCGACGGCTTGCAATGTGTCGCGGTCGACGACGCGCATGGATCCCATCGCCTTGGTCAGGTGCGCCTGCAGGTCTTCGGGCAATTCCTCAAGCGGGATGTCGGCGCCCTCGTTCAGCAACAGCCGCACGACGATCGCCGCCTTGGCCCGCCGCGACAGGTTCGCGGGCGCTCGCGTCACCGGTACAGGTGTCAAAGAAACGCCGCCGCCCGACTGCATGGGTGCAGGGGCGGCGGACATGGGTACCAAGTCTGTCATGTCCTGCCTCGAAACGATTTGGCACCGTTCTGGCAGGCAAAGGTTGAGAATCCCTCAACCGGGCAGAAGCATCAGTAATTGTAGGTGGTGCCGGTTTCGATAGCGTCCCGCAGGCTGGCTTCGGCCCAGGTGCCAGCACCGCCGCGGGCCTGGATCTCGCGCAGCTGGATCATCGCGGCCACCGTGTCCCCTTCGACAACCTTGCCCTGGCCCATGTAGGAGCGGGCGAGGATGTTGTCGGGGTTCGCGTCGATGGCCTGCTGGTAGAAGACGTTTGCCAGTTCCAGTTGGCCCGTCTTGCGGGCGGTGAAGCCGCGATAGGTCAGCACGCGGTCCTCGGCCTGGTCGGGCATCTGGTCGAGCACGGTGTTGGCTTCGTTGTAACGCCCGGCATAGGCCAGTTCGCGCACGGCTTTGTAGAGCTCGTCGGCGTCCAGATAGGACGTCTTGTCCGGGCGCACGCATTTGCCGATCTTGGCGTCCCAGACACCGTTCACGGGCTGCGAAAAGCGGACATAGGCGTTCTTGTCGGGATCCCATTGACGCACGTTCAGGCAGTTCTGCGTCGTCTCGGTTTTCTTGGGCTTGGCATTGTCGTCGCTGCCTGCGGCAAAGCCGGTCGAGGGCAGGGCCAAGGCCGAGGTGATGGCGGTTGTCAGGATCAGGGCGCGCAGCATGTCAGTTCTCCGTCGTGAGGTGCGTCAGGTTCGATGTAGAGGTAACCCGTCGCACCTCGATCTTATGCGATCACGAAAACGTGAGCATTAGCCCGTGGTCGCTACGCAGCTGTTTGTGTCGGCGTCATAGACAGTGCCCGCAGCACAGGACATCGCTTGCTGTTCGAGCTTGTCGTAGTTGCAGCCCATGGCAAGGCTGAGGGTGGGGGCGAGGGTGAGGGCCAGTGCCACCAGAACGGTCTTGGTCGTCATCTTTCGTCTCCTTTGTTTTCGGGTGACGTAAGGGTAGGGCACCGATGCTGTTCTGCCAAAGGAAAAGCAATCTGGGCGCATCAGGATGCGCCTTACTGCATAGAATGCAGGCCTCGTAAGGCGGAGGTGTCCTCCGCCTTGGCTGGCTCATTCTTCGGCAAAGACCCGTTCGAAAATCGTGTCGACATGCTTGGTATGGTAGCCAAGGTCGAACTTTTCCTCGATCTCGGCTGGGCTGAGCGCTGCGGTCACGTCTGCATCCGCCAGCAGCTCTTCTTTGAAGTCGGTGCGGTGTTCCCAGACCTTCAGCGCGTTGCGCTGGACATAAGTGTAGGCATCCTCGCGGCTCACGCCCGCTTGGGTCAGGGCCAGCAGCACTCGCTGGCTCATCACAAGGCCGGGGAACTTGTTCATGTTGTCGAGCATGTTCTCGGGGAAGATCAGCATCCTGTCGACGACACTGGTGAGGCGCGCCAGCGCGAAATCGAGCGTGATGGTCGCGTCGGGCCCGATCATGCGTTCGACGGAGGAGTGGCTGATGTCGCGTTCGTGCCACAGGGCCACGTTCTCCATCGCGGGGATCACGGCAGAGC from Tateyamaria omphalii encodes:
- a CDS encoding lysophospholipid acyltransferase family protein, which codes for MRHDSEDLPWRTKLAYLATNAVARGCIGAALALPYTWRVPFMGWILSRIVGPAAGFKKRAAEHIALVLPELPSTEHDRIARKSLDNAGRTLIENYSTGALLARQKGAEINGPGIEALEQAAQSGQPVILVTGHFGNYEALRATLVGRGYDVGGLYRDMSNPYFNAHYVRTMQAFGGPVFAQGRKGTAGFVRHLKAGGQLVLLFDQHVQRAPILDFLGHPARTAVSAAELALRYNARLIPFYGIRKPDGLGFDCVMEAPIVPSDPETMTQAMNDSIGARIRANPEQWLWVARRWRIDEYYPETAT
- a CDS encoding adenylosuccinate lyase, with the translated sequence MTTKTVLVALALTLAPTLSLAMGCNYDKLEQQAMSCAAGTVYDADTNSCVATTG
- a CDS encoding flagellar motor switch protein FliG; the encoded protein is MTDLVPMSAAPAPMQSGGGVSLTPVPVTRAPANLSRRAKAAIVVRLLLNEGADIPLEELPEDLQAHLTKAMGSMRVVDRDTLQAVAAEFAEEVERIGLSLPGSMAGALDALDGKISAQTAARLRKEAGVKRGGDPWQRIRDMGPDKLLPILEEESIEIAAVMLSKLDVSKAAELLGLLPGPRARAITYAVSQTSAVTPEAVERIGLSLASQMDSQPLRAFDNGPVERVGAILNSTTSSTRDDMLAGLEETDEGFATAVRKAIFTFANIPNRIAPRDIPRILRNVEQEDLITAFAGAADMGLDTSAEFVLNNMSARMADQMREEVQEAGKQKPTDVEDAMGNIVKAIRDMETSGDLMLITEDDED
- a CDS encoding tetratricopeptide repeat protein encodes the protein MLRALILTTAITSALALPSTGFAAGSDDNAKPKKTETTQNCLNVRQWDPDKNAYVRFSQPVNGVWDAKIGKCVRPDKTSYLDADELYKAVRELAYAGRYNEANTVLDQMPDQAEDRVLTYRGFTARKTGQLELANVFYQQAIDANPDNILARSYMGQGKVVEGDTVAAMIQLREIQARGGAGTWAEASLRDAIETGTTYNY